A single region of the Candidatus Eremiobacteraceae bacterium genome encodes:
- a CDS encoding aspartyl protease family protein: MSTRVSAQSSAVVRLVVAIVVTISGIIHVDVARAKGVDMGPPSGIVPTTATLEQVLTAHDKAVGKSTVPANAALIEDGTISMSGMAGTYRSLDYRDDYINTTTLGPFVRRDGVFNGDVWSQDENGQVSHVEGIHERAMIDDYTLDNALSGGNSDVKLLGEVSKPISAYVVEVNPPDGRREWIFFDRTTNLIDRTEMPQPTGRFVETYANFQTHNGVTEAWSSHFSDGHSENDEDDTITSITTSTNIDPSDIQTPTSRALVRFPGGETSVDLPVIIDKGRIILQTVVNGIRYDFQLDSGASNIVVDNSAAKQMGLQLYGRRQQTAAGRFTASQAVIPELDIGDLTMSNVAVDVFPFKDKTSSGDAIVGLIGFDFIAGLELQVDYGHSTVTALLPGMYQPPSDAYVIPAALDDQVPVIAVQVGQTIGEHFILDTGATNGFLFPDFAANHKQDVADRGLGSVVDFYYPHEYAEGVGGYIKLKPTQVAAFTVGGITFKDWLVNILVNDYAQEEEDYDGLVGYDFLRYFTVVFDYADSQIYLEPSDAARKRKMSQL; encoded by the coding sequence ATGAGCACCCGAGTTTCGGCGCAGTCGTCTGCTGTCGTGCGGTTGGTCGTCGCCATCGTGGTCACGATCTCGGGGATCATACATGTGGATGTGGCGCGGGCAAAGGGCGTCGACATGGGTCCGCCGTCGGGTATAGTCCCGACGACCGCGACGTTGGAGCAGGTGCTCACCGCGCACGACAAAGCGGTCGGCAAGTCGACGGTGCCCGCGAACGCGGCGCTCATCGAAGACGGAACGATCTCGATGAGTGGGATGGCCGGGACCTACCGTTCGCTCGACTATCGCGACGACTACATCAATACGACGACGCTCGGCCCGTTCGTCAGGCGCGATGGCGTCTTCAACGGCGATGTCTGGTCGCAGGACGAGAACGGTCAAGTCAGCCACGTCGAGGGCATCCACGAGCGAGCGATGATCGACGACTATACGCTCGACAACGCCCTCTCGGGCGGCAACAGCGACGTGAAGCTGCTCGGCGAAGTGAGCAAACCTATCTCTGCCTATGTCGTCGAAGTCAATCCGCCCGACGGCCGTCGAGAATGGATCTTCTTCGATAGGACGACGAATCTCATCGACCGGACGGAGATGCCTCAACCGACGGGGCGCTTCGTCGAGACGTACGCGAATTTCCAGACGCACAACGGCGTCACCGAGGCGTGGTCGAGCCATTTCAGCGACGGCCACAGCGAGAACGATGAAGACGACACGATCACGTCTATCACGACGTCGACGAATATCGATCCGTCGGACATCCAAACGCCGACAAGCCGCGCCCTCGTGCGATTTCCGGGCGGCGAGACGAGCGTCGATCTGCCCGTGATCATAGATAAAGGTCGCATCATCCTCCAAACTGTCGTCAACGGGATCCGCTACGACTTCCAGCTCGACTCGGGCGCCAGCAACATCGTCGTCGATAACAGCGCCGCGAAGCAGATGGGCCTGCAGCTGTACGGCCGACGTCAGCAAACCGCGGCGGGCAGATTCACCGCGTCACAAGCGGTCATCCCCGAGCTCGACATCGGTGACCTGACGATGAGCAACGTCGCCGTCGACGTCTTCCCGTTCAAAGACAAGACGTCGTCCGGCGATGCGATCGTCGGGCTCATCGGCTTCGACTTCATCGCCGGCTTGGAGCTGCAAGTCGACTACGGGCACAGCACGGTGACCGCGCTCTTGCCCGGCATGTACCAGCCGCCCTCGGACGCGTACGTCATTCCGGCCGCGCTCGATGACCAAGTACCGGTGATCGCCGTCCAGGTCGGGCAGACGATCGGCGAACATTTCATACTCGACACGGGTGCTACCAACGGCTTTCTCTTCCCGGATTTCGCCGCAAACCACAAACAAGACGTCGCCGACAGAGGGCTCGGCTCCGTCGTCGATTTCTATTACCCGCACGAGTACGCCGAAGGGGTCGGCGGCTACATCAAACTCAAACCGACGCAAGTCGCTGCGTTCACGGTCGGCGGCATCACGTTCAAGGATTGGCTCGTCAACATACTAGTCAACGACTACGCGCAGGAAGAGGAAGACTACGACGGACTCGTCGGCTACGACTTCCTACGCTACTTCACTGTCGTTTTCGACTACGCCGACTCGCAGATCTACCTCGAGCCGAGCGACGCGGCCCGCAAGCGGAAGATGTCGCAGCTATGA